ACCGGTCGTGTATAACGGGTGGAACGCGTACATCGGGTAAGCGGGCGACACGAACGCGCGGACGAGCGGACGAGCGGACGGACAGGAGGCGGGCATGGGCAACGGACTGCTGCTCCGCGTCCTCGCGCCGCTCCTCTTCCTCCTCGCCCTCGCCGACCTGCTGCTCTCCGAGGGCTCGACCGGCGCCGGTCTCTCCGCCGCCGTCGCCATGGCCGCGACCGCCCTCGTCTGCTCCCTGATCGGCGCCGGCGCGGTCCTGCCGGTGCCGCCTACCCGGGTCCGCACCGCCCTGCGCGAACGCGCCCGGCGCACCGCCTTCCTGCCGCAACGCGACCCCGACGCCTCGGGCCGCCGCAGGCCCCGGGCACCCGGCCGTCCCCTCCCGACGGCCGCGTAGCGAGACCCGGAAGCCCTTCTTCCTCACCGTTCTCCGCTGTTCTCCGCGCGGTTCCGTCCTGCCGACCTCTCCCGTCATCCCGGCACGACGAGACCCCTCGGAGGGCTCCCATGTCCGTTTTCGCTTCCCTGGTCGAGCGCCTCGCCGACCTGCTCCAGCCGCTCTTCGGCGCGAGCGCCACCGCCGCCGCGATCGTCCTCTTCACGATGTGCGTACGGATCGCCGTCCACCCGCTCTCCCGCGCCGCCGCCCGCGGCCAGAAGGCCCGCACCCGGCTCGCCCCGCGCCTCGCCGAGCTGCGCAAGAAGCACGCCAAGAACCCCGAGCGCCTGCAGAAGGCGGTCCTGGAGCTGCACGCCCAGGAGAAGGTCTCGCCGCTCGCCGGCTGCCTGCCCAGCCTGCTCCAGGCACCCGCGTTCTTCCTGATGTTCCACCTCTTCTCCAGCGGGCGGATGGCCGGCCACAGCCTCTTCGCCGCCCCGCTCGGCGACCACTACGCCGACGCCCTCTCGAACGGCGGCGTGTGGGGCCCGGCCGGCCTGGTCTACCTGGTGCTCTTCGCGATCGTCGGCGCCGTCGCCACGTACAACTACCTGCGGGCCCGCCGGCAGCCGCTCGCCGTCCCGGCCGACCCCTCCCAGCCCGGCGCGGGCGTGGCGACGGCGATGGCCCGCTACCTGCCG
The DNA window shown above is from Streptomyces showdoensis and carries:
- a CDS encoding YidC/Oxa1 family membrane protein insertase, producing the protein MSVFASLVERLADLLQPLFGASATAAAIVLFTMCVRIAVHPLSRAAARGQKARTRLAPRLAELRKKHAKNPERLQKAVLELHAQEKVSPLAGCLPSLLQAPAFFLMFHLFSSGRMAGHSLFAAPLGDHYADALSNGGVWGPAGLVYLVLFAIVGAVATYNYLRARRQPLAVPADPSQPGAGVATAMARYLPLLSFATLLSVAAVPLAAALYIVTSTTWTAVERAFLYRDMPAAGALVTPA
- a CDS encoding DUF6412 domain-containing protein, encoding MGNGLLLRVLAPLLFLLALADLLLSEGSTGAGLSAAVAMAATALVCSLIGAGAVLPVPPTRVRTALRERARRTAFLPQRDPDASGRRRPRAPGRPLPTAA